In a single window of the Papaver somniferum cultivar HN1 chromosome 8, ASM357369v1, whole genome shotgun sequence genome:
- the LOC113306012 gene encoding uncharacterized protein LOC113306012 — protein sequence MKGTRWSHDYDSKILDFFKLGNRGTKFTTIRECFWLLPPRGFVLFCCNGTAIGDPGLEGFGIIARDHESNVIGTISVGLGMDSSYIDKSFAVVWAIEWAINLKCDKIIIRSDSKTVIEDFQEESIQWCFKTRWLRAKSCLVQICYEHCYKETNFSADSLAKKGVKLQMREIEHHAGRPAHLIKIEMPNRKYYRFF from the coding sequence ATGAAGGGAACCAGATGGAGTCATGACTATGATTCAAAAATTCTTGATTTCTTCAAGTTAGGCAACAGAGGAACTAAATTCACAACTATTAGAGAATGTTTTTGGTTGCTGCCACCAAGAGGTTTTGTCCTGTTTTGCTGTAATGGAACTGCAATAGGGGATCCAGGACTGGAAGGATTTGGTATAATTGCCAGAGACCATGAAAGTAATGTTATTGGAACCATTTCAGTAGGTCTGGGAATGGATTCTAGTTATATAGATAAATCTTTTGCAGTTGTATGGGCTATTGAATGGGCAATAAATTTAAAATGTGACAAAATCATTATTAGATCAGATTCAAAAACAGTAATAGAAGACTTTCAAGAAGAATCAATTCAATGGTGCTTCAAAACAAGGTGGCTCAGGGCTAAATCTTGCTTAGTTCAAATCTGCTATGAGCATTGCTATAAGGAGACCAACTTCTCAGCTGATAGCTTAGCTAAAAAGGGAGTAAAGTTGCAGATGAGAGAAATTGAACATCATGCTGGAAGACCAGCTCATTTGATTAAAATAGAAATGCCAAATAGGAAATATTACAGATTTTTTTAG